CGTTTCTAGCAGAGAACCCACTGTCATTTATGCAAATAACACAAAAGGTACAACTGTCCTGTGATGTGGACAGATATAGTTTGCACAACGTTTGATTGGGTTTTTTTGAACGTGGTTTATTCAAACACTCTTGCTGTTTTATACATGGGAAGCAGAACTGCTAAGCATGCAGTAAACAACAGCTAACATTAAGAATTTGCAGATATCAGGAGGATTATGTTCCAATAATATTAAACTGACTTTTAAATGAAGCAGCCAGTATTTGACAAGCTACCATTCTGTGTATAAACATACTGTTATCAGAAATCACCACAAGGAAACTTACAAGCTCCAACTGTATTTCTGAACAGCTTTGGGCTGACTCCAAACTATATAGTGTTTGTGGAAACACCAGTGAAAATTAACCTGCTCAAATTCCTTTCTTCTTGGAGTCTGTGGGGAGCCAATTACATGGATTGTTTTGAGTCTAATGAAACCATGGGGGTAAGTGAAATTGCATTGCATTGTTACATGCTGGCCTTCTAAATGTGAGGTTGTGTCATGTTAAATATACCTTCACTATTTATCATGTGCCAAAAACACAATGCTTCTTTGTTTTCCAGGTCTGGCTTCATGTAGCagataaaaaaaaaggaaaatacctCAATATCAAATATAGGACCTCAGCCTTTAACCTCTTCCATCACATTAATACCTATGAAGACAATGGATTTCTTATTGTGGATCTCTGCACCTGGAAGGGGTGTGTAAGAGCACTCAAGTGATTGCTGGCAGGGCTATTTGTAAATACAATCTAGAGATGTGCTGAGAGAAATCTTCCACTGAGAAGGAGATGGGATTGGCAGCCTAATGGGTCTTTCCCATATCTAATTGCTATGATTTGGAGCCTGACTCTCAGTGATTGACATTAGTGAGATTTTTGTCATTGTCTTCTATCAGAGTAGGATTGCATCCCAGGAATGGATGCATGATTTTGTCATCCAAGGCTATAAATCCATTGTGACTGAAAAAATACCTGGCTTGTCTGGATAATCCAGCAGCAAGTTTGTTTTCTAAGAAACCAGGGATAACCACTACActaacggtatgtctacactggaaatgcAAGTCAACCTATATTAAGTCGgtttacagccactgcagtaattactttgGTAgcgcatgtccacactacccttccTGGGTTGGTgatgcacatcctcaccaggaacATTTCCACTGACCTAAGAGCCCAGTCTCTCAGCTCCACTGGCAGCTGCCTGCCAGGACCTCAGCTGTCCTACAGTCTCCCAGGCTCCTGGAGGGCTCCCCGCCTGGTCCCTGTTCCCCATCTGGAGCAAGGAAAGCTGCCCggtgcttctcccctccccattctcTGCTGGAAGCTgccccaggcttcttgccctcAAGGAGTGGGGTCCAGCTACCCTAGCTTCTTGGGCCTCCCATGCCCCCTCACCGGCTCCCCACCAGGAGCTGGGcagccttgtcaatttcacagcttaTCCAGCCATGACATTGACAAGGCTACCTGGGTGGctcagtggttaaggtgatggactactaatccattgtgctctgcacacaTGGGTTTGAATCTCATCCTCATTGGGCAGGTTTAGTCTTCTCCCCTCCTTGACAGGGAGGTCTGGAGTCCCAGCTGCCTTATGTAACCTAGCTGTGTAGTGTAGCCCAGTCCTTAATAATTTTGACCTGGAAGTATCTAACTATAATTAGTTTTAAAGCAGAAAGTTGAAGTGACATCTCCTCATAAAGTACTGCGATGCTGTGATCTGGTTAAGGAAAATAAATTGGCAGACTCTGATTTTTTTGTTCAGACTAAAAAATAACTGGGTTTCAgggaaaatgttaatttttaaaagcaaaatattattttcctGAAAGTGATAGAATTTGCAGCTATGAGACTGTTTCATTACAATATGTGAAAAATCGTACTTTTTGACATCTGTTCCTGCAGGGGAAACACTTAGGTATTAGCAATGAAGTAAGGCTCTGATCCCCCAAGCTGACCCACAAGTGGAAATAGAAATAAGATCTGTCTGTGGGGAATCAGCTTCCAGGGTCAGGGCTTAAAgcaggacctgattttcagctaTCTTCTTTCAGAATGTTCATACTGATCACTTTTGTTTTACACAGATATTCAGTTACTAGTGTGTGTGGAGGATTTTGTGAAGTTTTTATAATTGATTTACCAATGCTTTCAGGTCACTGTTAGCTTTAGTAAATGGTATTCATTGTTGAAATACCTCTGCTACTGCTAATCCAATGGGCACAAGTCTGGATTAATTTTGTTAGGAGTATAAGCAATAGTCACAGAAATACGGAAATAAATCTGTCAGCATAGACTCTAACTTTCCAGCAGTGATTCTGCACAATGACCACTCAAAACTTCATGGTGACAGCAAGTACAGAAGTGGGACTATCCTGCTCCCAAAGCAGCTAACTGTATAGCGCCTGTGACATGCAGTTGAACAGTTCTTAATTCCATCCATTAGAGACCAGTGCTATGCACATGCAACATCCCCCCAAAGAACACTGGGTCAGGAGCCCTAACAGAGCTTGCTGTTCACTCGTTGCGGGCATGGGAATGAACAGGTGCATTTTGAATTTTTCTCTCTAAAATGACACACAATTGTTCTGGCTCTTATTTCTGATTATGTCTTTGTGCAGGTTTGAGTTTGTTTACAATTATCTGTACTTAGCCAATTTGCGGTCCAATTGGGAAGAAGTGAAGAAACATGCAGAAAAAGCTCCTCAGCCCGAAGCTCGCAGATATGTCCTTCCTTTAAACATTGACAAGGTAACAGTTTGACTAGGCTATGCACATCTGGAAGTTTAACTGCATTCGATTCTCTGAAATGCTATAGCCTGCATGGCTCCTGCAAATCTGTTGCAGACTGTTTTCAGTCTAACTTAGTTTACATTTCTTTTGAAGGAAAAAacccttaaaaatctgtcttcatACAAATAGAAAACTACCCAGAACTTTCTAACAGTGCCTGTCCCACAGAAAGTTCCCATGTATTGCTTTCCAAGTTAGAGAAGTGTAAGGTGTAAATGAAGTTCTTCCATAATAGGCTGTTTTCCAGGAGGTGTAGTATGTTGAttggagctgggtgaataatttgTCAGTCTTCTTGTTTGCTAGAGTATTTGCAGAGAGCAGACACGGCTGGAGTGAATTTCTGGATGAAATCCATTCCCTGCCCCTGGTCTGGTGTTGGGATTCTGACACATGACCAGCCTCAACACAAGGTTTGTGGCCTCTGAATTTACACACCAAGCAGCTTGTGCTGGACAAGTTTGTCCTACTGCTCCCTTCTAAGCCACTATCTTCAGAGTAGCTGCAGACGGGtggtggaacaatttttatagtggggggtgctgagagccttttaaccaaactgtaaagcttgaatataatggaaaccacttcaagccaaaggGTGCAGCAGCACACCAATGTCCAGCACCTATGGCTGCAGAGATAATTTCCCTGGCTAATAGAGTGCTGAGGTCCATTGTGCATCTGCTCCTCCTGTGCCCCCCACCCTACATAGATTTTGTAAAGCAGAGGCCCTTACATTTCACCCTTATTGTTCTAGATGATTTTTAAAACTAATCTTTGCTCTCAATCCTGTGTTGAGAACAGACAGGGATAATACTTCCAGTGAAGCAAATTGGCCTCAAAGCAGTGAATTGCAGTGGCACTATATATCATACACTTCatataatttaattaaaacataCATGTACATATGTCAGCACTTAATTACCTCAGGATAACTTTAGGGAAGATTCTCAAGAAGTAGGGTTCTGTGTTCCATTGCCTTTCAGTAGACACTGGGTACCTAACTTCTCTTTGTGAAACCTCTCCCCTAAGGACCagcagcctgattctgatctcatgccAATGTAAATCCATTGGTTCCTGATTCACActtaagtacagtaactcctcacttaacattgtagttatgttcctgaaaaatacaactttaagtgaaatgatgttaagcgaatccaatccCATAAGAATTAAGGTAAAtaggtgggggttaggttccaggggaatttttttttgccagacaaaaggcattatatacattttaaacaagcaatttaatactatgCTAGGGGGAGTAGTGTGCACTTGCTGTGTGTTTACAAACATACTgtacatacagtacagtactatagctgggaggtgcccctgccttacccaggcacagcccactggcactggagataaCGAAGGCAAGGAGGCTAagggtgctgtaggctaggagaagcatgttgtgcagcagcagcagcagcttcccctactctgtaagcaccaggggagggggcctcaaccctcagcccacccactcactccttcccccaagcccccatccTTGACCTGCGTCGtcttctcctcccactccttcccaggctgcgtcctcgctcctcctccttccttctaaacaccgcaagccagctgattgccctaggcaggaggcaggggagggagaaggagcatGCACgttgagtccttgctcctccccctccctcctgcctagggcaatcagctggcttgcggtgtttagggggcaggaaggagaggaggagcgaGGACTGGGCatgcagacttcccctccctcctgcccagggcaatctgctggcttgtggcattcaggaggtaggggagggagggggagcctgtgcgctgagtcctcgctcctcccccctcccttctgtcCCCGAAACCCCAGAAGCCAGGGGATTGCTgttggcggggggcggggaggcgcTGATCTGCGGGGTCTGCTGGTGAGCGGGAAGCACTGTGGGGAAGAGGGGgcgtaagagtggagcattgcacaactttaaatgagcatgttccctaattgatcagcaacataacaaagaAACAATGCTAACTGGGATGACttcaagtgaggagttactgtaacagACCAAAATTTGGCCCCAgctttctctctttgttttcattcttttaaggaaaacaaaatgtGGATTTTGCTCATGATCAGATATAGTGCAGCAGAGCCTTACAAATTTATACTAGCCAATGGGAAACCCATGTGAATTCACGAGTTGTGAAAATCAGCCAGTAAATCCCAACTGAAAAGTCAAAGATACTGCACTGCAGGTTGTACTTGTTTTGGGAACTAATCCTAGTTTCAATTATGTCCTGAGACTTCATAGTATGCGGGGAAATATACAGTTATATGTTTTGTAAAACTAATGAAGTCTTGTGGAGATGCGCCCTCATTAAAGCACCTTGCTGTTGTTAACTGAGAAACGGGAAGAGACAGCCATTTTGTGTAGGTGAATTAGAAATTTTGCTGCTTAGCAAGATTctgctgtacagtaactcctcacttaactttgtcccagttaatgttgtttcgttgctgatctattagggaacaaacttgtttaaagttgtgcatgtcatttggcagctgcctgctttatcCCTGCTTGCAGGATTCTCTGAAAGAACAGCCTCTCCTTGTGGGGATTAGAAGCAGGGGAAGCTGGCAGGCTCCCCTCCCCATgagctcccctaaattccctgtacagtatgtggctctgcagctgcccagcagcagttcagctgtccctccctgctgccatgctgctcctgccctgccctctgccttggagctgctccgggagcttcctgcttgctgggctgcttgtgtgtgtgtggggggcgggggcggtgtGCTGATATCAGGatgtccccctgctcctgtccACCCGCTCAGTACCCCCTCTCCACAAAGGGAGGAGGGGACACGGCTCCAAGAGCTTGCTGCAAGCTGTTGCTTCCTGTCTGAACTGgctgatctgcttaaaagggCAACGTACTTGAAGTAGGGTCAGGgaacttaaaggggcaatgcacatctctccctctctcatgcatgcacaccccagcactttggaaagtcagcacgCGTGCAGCTGTGCATGTGCTGTCAGGAGGAGTCCAGCGCTCCAGCTAGATAGCTTGGGCTCATCATCACATTCAGTTTTTGCAGGGAAATGTTTGCAGCTACTGCCCTGCATCTATtgtgtttcctccctcctgcctcagtccatgctgccttgtagagtgtgaggctacattaacaacagcatattaacccttgagggctcaaaggagtgctagttcatcatttagcagcaaggcattccttgGGAAATAACCTACCCTcttactccaccacctcaaccaagcttcacaatcattcattGCCATGTACAATATAAAccgtttgtttaaaattgtttaaacttATACTGGTTATGTATAAAATGTCTTTTGTTTggtgaaaaaatttccctggaacctaaccgccccccccacccccgccatttacattaattcttatggggaaattggatttgcttaacatcatttcgcataaagtcacatttttcaggaacataactacaacgttaagcgaggagttactgtacgtCACTAACTGCATTGCAGGTgtgcaaagaaaataaacattagaCAGTGTGTGGTGCAAAAGTGCAGAAAATAAACAGAGTTTGGAATGTAGTACTTCCTTTGTTTCTCAAAAGCTGTTGCTTCTTTGTTCTAGGCCGACACGGGTAAGAATTTAGTCACCTTGCCCTACACAACAGCAACTGCAACTCTGCACAGTGATGAAACGATCTGGCTGGAACCAGAGCTTCTTTTCTCTGGGGCTCGCCAAGGTAAGATGTTAATGCTGAACCTCAGCCAGAGGCAGCAAAAGCAGTTTACTAAATCCAAAACCCACTAATCCCAGCAAATATGTGCTCTCATTTTCTAGCCTTTGAGTTTCCACAAATCAATTATAAGAAATATGCTGGAAAACCCTATACATATGCATATGGCCTTGGATTGAATCACTTTGTTCCAGACAGGGTAACTATTGATATTCTAATGAGGACCTGTTTGACTTAAAGCATCTTATTTTAAGGCAAAATTAACAAGGAGCCGTACTgagattatttttcttccttttgcagCTTTGTAAACTGAATGTTAAAACGAAAGAGACTTGGGTGTGGCAGGAACCAGACTCCTATCCATCAGAGCCTATCTTTGTTTCACATCCAGACGCCCTGGAGGAGGACGATGGTAAATGATTTGAAGTTATGTTTACTTTTGTTCAGTTAGATTCTTTTACAAGTTTGTATCCACTGACCCAGGGACCCCGAGCTATCTTGAAAGCCAAGTCCTTTAGATGGACAGTCAATAAATTGCCGAGTGTAAGAGAGGCATCAAGCAGCGAAGTGCCATAACAACACTGAGGCACTCAAACTGTGCCCCAAACAAGGGTTGTTTTCATTACTGTGAAACAGAACTGCCTAAAACAATTGGGAGGACTTTCTGAAAATAGACCAGAGACCAAGACTGAGGAAGCAAGAGTTCTAGGGTATTGTGAATTTGTCCCTGCTCTTGAGCATTTCTATAAGGAATTACAATATTAGAAGCAATTCCAATAGCAGAGTTTTATGAAAATATAAACCTaagaaaaaatgtcatttttgttttaatgtggggggagaggagtgaaTTTAGTGGTTGTGTAAGCATAGGATGCAAAGCACCCACTTGCACAAGGCATAATGCAAGCTGGCTCTGTGCAGCCGTACTCCTGCGCCCCAATACTGAGTGTCAGCAGCAGCACTAGTAAAGGTAAGGAGCTATCCCAATGGTTTCCTGTATCATCCTGTCTCCCAAAATATGGTTAAAAgacattgggtgaaatcctgaccccactgaagtcaacagctaAATCTCGCATTGACTTAGTGGGTGAAATTTTGATTCCATTTATGTGCTCAATTCACTAAAGCACTTATGCATACACTTAACTGTTATTTACTTAAATGGAACTTAAGCACACGCTTGCATGCTTTCCAGAATTAGGAGAACATCAGCTCTGGTTCAGTGCTTACATTTTTACAgtcattttcccaagtgttttgACATTGTTCTTTGATGCTGCAGCACCTGTCTCTGCCCCCAGGAGTCACTGATCACTTTTATCTTAGTGACTTTGTTTTCCAtgcatcagaatttttttttcctttgcaccaGGTGCTTGTTTCCCATGTTTCAGCATCGCTGCGGGCTGGAGCTGCCATGCTATAGCAAACCTGCCTCAGAAATCAGAAAAGCAGTGGGTTATTGAAAAAGCAAGGAACAATCCAGAATGCTTTCTGAAGAGGAAAGGCCTCTTCCTTTCAATAACAGTTTTATGCCTCCATGGTTTTAGTAATAGCTGTGCTCTGCCAGGATTCTGGAAGTAATTGACAGTTTTGCCACTCGGAGGTTAGTGGGTGCCCACATCAGAGCCTAGTGTATTACTTGAATGCCATGTGCTTTTTGTTTGTACAATTCATATTTACTTCTGCTTGCTAGGTGTCATTCTGAGTGTGATTGTTAACCCTGGCGCAGGACAGAAACCTGCCTATCTACTGATTCTGAATGCAAAGGATATGAGTGAAGTTGCCAGGGCTGAAGTGGAGATGAATATTCCTGTTACCTTCCATGGAATGTTCAAAAGATCATGACAATTCTCTTCAGTGCACTTATCgtaatttgcttttttgactttgaAAAGGTACATTTCTActtacaaaacagaaatattctaTGTTCCTTCACTGTCTGATTTGTAAAACTCATTGAGCCTGAGAATTTCATTTTTCTTGATGTTTGCAGTATTGTTattttgtagctgtgttggtcccagaattcagagagacaaagtggactaggtaatatgttttattggaccatcttctgttggtgaaagagacaagttttcaagctgcaCAGCactctttaggtctgggaaaggtactcagagtgtctcAGAGCTAAAGAAAAGCGCTGTGCagcttgaaatcttgtctctatcaacagaagttggtccaataaaagatattacacctTGTGTCTCACTTTTCTTGATGGTCACTTAAGTATTCTCTCATCAGAGTTTTTAGCTTTGCAAAATCATTGACAGGATTTTAAAATGAGCAGCATCGagcattttaaaacataaaataatggtTCTTTACAGAGTTAAACTTTGGGGCAGAGATGCACTTGAAACAGTACTATGTGAAATTCAGTGTGTTGTAGATTCAATAAATATCAGTGGAACAAGCTCAGGCTTTATAAGGAGGctattttatcctgtataaaaatgtatcgATTTGACTAAATTCCAGTTCATTGTATTAGCTTTCTAAAACACAGTGTTTTTGAGTGGGGCTACCATAAACCCATCCAAGTTGTCAACTGTCCTTCCTGGGGCTGTTTTTGAGAACTAGGATCCATCTATGAGCCAGTAAGTCTATGGCTTTGAGACCAGCATCTTTTCCATTGataacacacacactccaaagAAATTTTGCAAGATGCAGCCAACAAAGTAACAGTTCAGGTCCCACCCACACCCTTCAGTTAAGGAGCAAGTCCCCTTTCCAAACATTATAGCAGTCAGTATGAAAGAAaatcccctcctttctccacttTTCTCCTAATTTTGGGAGCAAAACCTTCCTGATACTGCAGGTAGGAGGAGGTTTGCATAAGTGACCAAGATCAAAATCCAAACTTAATTTAAAGGAAGGTTGGATTTAAATATTGGGCACTTGCTTACCAGGGTGAAAGTACTCTTATGACTCTCAGAAGTCCTGCTAGCCTCCAAATCCAAATTAATACATTAATGTGCCCAGTCAGCTAAGCTTGGTATTTGTATTTGATGCAAAGATCCAGAAGGCTGTATGAAAAATAAAGCTGTTACAGTTCATAACTGAGGGACCTGCTAGCAGCCAGTTTCTGGGTAAAACATGGCATTATTTGACTCTGAATCCTGGAATTCTGTGCCAGAGCTGACAAACCAGTTATGTTAAATAACTAGACTACTATTCATTATGTAAACATTTGGTTTAAATTTTATCTTTTGGTGTTAAAGTAATATTAAAGCTGGAATATCATCTCAGACCCTGAGCTGAAGTAATATTGTCTGTTAAAGCTTTGTTATCCCAGAACTTGTTACTGTAATTTGTCACTATCAAAACTCCTATGTGAGATGCATTTAGCTCCTGCTTTCTTAGCACATGCAAACGATGCAAAGAAAAGGTTTTTGTCTTCACTGTCTCCTACTCCAACAAACTTATTTCTGTGGGTGAATGATTTCAAATTGATACAACTGGAAATtgaatttttctatttatttGCAGAATAAGTATCCAATTCTCAGGCCAGGGGGCTAGTTAAGTTGCCCCACATTGCCCTGCTAAGGTACCTCACATCCCATGAGGAAAGACTGCATCTAGAGTTTTCAGATACCCTGCCAAATGGATTCTTGACCTTTACTGAATGGAGACAAAAGTACCAATTCCAGGACTAGTTTCTATGAGGTCTCTTTCAACACTGATTCATTTTACATAGGCCAAACAGCCTTCCGATGGTAACAGCTTTCAGTCACCAACCTGGGCTGGAGGAAGGTCTACTAACAGTACTTAGGTCATATCATATAATACTTTTGCAGCCAGATCTCAAAGGACTTCACAGAGGAGTACATCATTATCATGACTatccagatgaggaaactgaggtacagataggtgaaatgacttgccacaTAGGCAggagagctggaaacagaacccagggctCCTGTCTCCCAAGTCAGTGCCCTATTCACTGACTCACCGTGTGTCCTTTAACTAACTGAACACCTAGCACTGGCTAAATGGAGAGACGAT
The DNA window shown above is from Gopherus flavomarginatus isolate rGopFla2 chromosome 7, rGopFla2.mat.asm, whole genome shotgun sequence and carries:
- the RPE65 gene encoding retinoid isomerohydrolase isoform X1, with the translated sequence MSSQIEHPAGGYKKLFETVEELAAPVTAHVTGRIPIWLTGSLLRCGPGLFEVGSEPFYHLFDGQALLHKFDFKEGHVTYHRRFIRTDAYVRAMTEKRIVITEFGTCAYPDPCKNIFSRFFSYFRGVEVTDNALVNVYPVGEDYYACTETNFITKINPETLETIKQVDLCKYVSINGVTAHPHIENDGTVYNIGNCFGKNFAIAYNIVRIPPMQADKKDPMNKSDVVVQFPCSDRFKPSYVHSFGLTPNYIVFVETPVKINLLKFLSSWSLWGANYMDCFESNETMGVWLHVADKKKGKYLNIKYRTSAFNLFHHINTYEDNGFLIVDLCTWKGFEFVYNYLYLANLRSNWEEVKKHAEKAPQPEARRYVLPLNIDKADTGKNLVTLPYTTATATLHSDETIWLEPELLFSGARQAFEFPQINYKKYAGKPYTYAYGLGLNHFVPDRLCKLNVKTKETWVWQEPDSYPSEPIFVSHPDALEEDDGACFPCFSIAAGWSCHAIANLPQKSEKQWVIEKARNNPECFLKRKGLFLSITVLCLHGFSNSCALPGFWK
- the RPE65 gene encoding retinoid isomerohydrolase isoform X2; protein product: MSSQIEHPAGGYKKLFETVEELAAPVTAHVTGRIPIWLTGSLLRCGPGLFEVGSEPFYHLFDGQALLHKFDFKEGHVTYHRRFIRTDAYVRAMTEKRIVITEFGTCAYPDPCKNIFSRFFSYFRGVEVTDNALVNVYPVGEDYYACTETNFITKINPETLETIKQVDLCKYVSINGVTAHPHIENDGTVYNIGNCFGKNFAIAYNIVRIPPMQADKKDPMNKSDVVVQFPCSDRFKPSYVHSFGLTPNYIVFVETPVKINLLKFLSSWSLWGANYMDCFESNETMGVWLHVADKKKGKYLNIKYRTSAFNLFHHINTYEDNGFLIVDLCTWKGFEFVYNYLYLANLRSNWEEVKKHAEKAPQPEARRYVLPLNIDKADTGKNLVTLPYTTATATLHSDETIWLEPELLFSGARQAFEFPQINYKKYAGKPYTYAYGLGLNHFVPDRLCKLNVKTKETWVWQEPDSYPSEPIFVSHPDALEEDDGVILSVIVNPGAGQKPAYLLILNAKDMSEVARAEVEMNIPVTFHGMFKRS